From Chitinispirillales bacterium ANBcel5, one genomic window encodes:
- the nadE gene encoding NAD(+) synthase has protein sequence MLNEATPLSGENKSGKVVSHNDLLIDAHAETQRICSFINNTLVQELKKRGAVIGLSGGIDSSVTAALCVKALGPDRVFGVLMPERHSAAESSSLGKIVAHDLGIKYTEHNITPILEASGCYVFQNEAIRSVIPEYEASNPFKVVMKRSNGYNISHLVVEMPDGSTRSSRMDRDAYLKLVAATNFKQRARKMLEYYHGDRLHYAVAGSPNRLEFDQGFFVKNGDGSADFKPIAHLYKSQVYQIGRYLNIPQTIVNRLPTTDTYPMEQSQEEFYFSLPYEKMDLCLWAKNNRLPPKSVCQSTELTVEQARSVYDDIDSKRKATRYGHLKAFLVDNLPELI, from the coding sequence ATGTTAAATGAAGCTACACCTCTAAGCGGTGAGAATAAATCAGGAAAAGTGGTATCTCACAATGATCTTCTTATTGATGCTCACGCTGAAACGCAGCGAATATGTTCTTTTATTAACAACACATTGGTCCAGGAACTAAAAAAGAGAGGGGCTGTAATAGGGCTCTCCGGCGGCATAGACAGTAGCGTTACAGCAGCACTCTGTGTAAAAGCGTTGGGTCCTGATCGTGTTTTTGGTGTACTAATGCCAGAACGCCACTCTGCAGCCGAATCATCATCGTTAGGAAAAATAGTTGCACACGATTTAGGAATCAAATATACAGAGCATAATATCACGCCTATACTGGAAGCTTCTGGCTGCTATGTATTTCAAAACGAAGCGATTCGCTCGGTAATACCGGAGTATGAAGCGTCAAATCCTTTTAAAGTAGTAATGAAAAGATCTAATGGCTACAACATTTCTCATCTGGTGGTAGAGATGCCCGACGGAAGCACAAGAAGCTCGCGCATGGATAGAGATGCCTACTTGAAACTTGTAGCCGCTACCAATTTTAAGCAACGTGCAAGAAAAATGCTTGAGTACTACCATGGGGACCGATTACACTATGCTGTTGCCGGGAGCCCAAACAGGCTTGAGTTCGATCAGGGATTCTTTGTGAAAAATGGCGATGGATCAGCAGACTTTAAACCTATCGCTCACCTCTATAAATCTCAAGTCTATCAGATTGGCAGGTATTTAAATATACCCCAAACCATAGTAAACAGATTGCCAACCACAGATACTTACCCGATGGAACAATCACAGGAGGAGTTTTACTTTTCACTTCCGTACGAAAAGATGGATTTGTGTCTCTGGGCCAAAAACAACAGATTGCCCCCAAAAAGCGTCTGCCAAAGCACTGAATTAACAGTTGAGCAGGCAAGATCAGTGTATGATGATATAGATTCGAAACGAAAAGCAACCAGATATGGTCACCTTAAAGCTTTTCTTGTAGATAATTTGCCGGAGCTTATTTAG
- a CDS encoding glycosyltransferase, translating into MNGKKMNILMMTNTYLPFVGGVERSVETFSKEYRKLGHNVKVVATRYEGFKEDDEDIIRVPALQHFNGTDFSVQLPVPGVLNSLFKYFTPHIIHSHHPFMLGDSALRLAAQFKIPIVFTFHTYYEHYTHYIPGDSAAMKRFVAALATGYANLCDCVIAPSKSVAKEIIKRGVITPVEAIPTGICLSDFAEGNGKKFRKEHNIPSGAFVVGFISRLAPEKNLKFLAESVKEFLIRNKKAHFLLVGSGPCEKDIKDCFNENTLSARFHHIGTVTGKNLVDAYHAMDVFAFTSFSETQGLVLTEAMASGVPVVALDSPVVSEIVSNLYNGIIVKKQRHDSFCDALSIMYHSSTIKKAQFKEAAFMTAKTYEKQLCVKKVLTIYSELLKKRYVKRDRTDSMWEKAMRMIKAELELIYNMTKATGAAMNDKKDSKPFDNPS; encoded by the coding sequence TTGAACGGTAAAAAGATGAATATTTTAATGATGACCAATACGTATCTGCCCTTTGTTGGAGGTGTGGAACGATCGGTGGAAACATTCTCAAAAGAGTATAGAAAACTTGGGCACAATGTCAAAGTTGTCGCGACGCGCTATGAGGGGTTTAAAGAGGATGATGAGGATATAATAAGAGTTCCGGCATTACAACATTTTAATGGAACCGATTTTTCTGTTCAGTTACCGGTTCCCGGTGTTTTAAACTCCTTATTTAAATATTTCACCCCGCATATCATTCACTCTCATCACCCCTTTATGTTGGGAGATTCTGCGCTTAGATTAGCTGCTCAGTTTAAAATACCAATTGTTTTCACTTTTCACACTTACTATGAGCACTATACTCATTACATTCCAGGTGATTCTGCCGCTATGAAAAGGTTTGTAGCGGCTTTGGCCACCGGCTACGCAAACCTTTGTGATTGCGTTATTGCACCCAGTAAAAGTGTGGCTAAGGAAATAATTAAAAGAGGGGTGATTACTCCTGTTGAGGCAATTCCCACCGGCATATGTCTTTCTGATTTTGCCGAGGGAAATGGAAAAAAATTTAGAAAAGAACATAATATTCCTTCGGGTGCTTTTGTGGTGGGTTTTATAAGTCGTCTTGCTCCAGAAAAGAATTTAAAATTTCTTGCCGAATCGGTTAAAGAGTTTTTAATCAGGAATAAGAAAGCTCACTTTTTACTGGTGGGGAGCGGGCCATGTGAGAAAGATATAAAAGACTGTTTCAATGAGAACACTCTATCAGCACGTTTCCATCACATTGGTACGGTTACGGGAAAAAATCTAGTGGATGCATACCATGCAATGGATGTTTTTGCCTTCACATCGTTCAGTGAAACTCAGGGGCTGGTTCTTACGGAGGCTATGGCTTCAGGGGTTCCGGTAGTAGCGTTGGATTCACCTGTGGTAAGTGAGATTGTGAGTAATCTGTATAATGGCATTATCGTCAAAAAACAGAGACATGATTCTTTTTGTGATGCTCTTTCTATTATGTATCATTCAAGCACAATAAAAAAAGCGCAGTTTAAAGAGGCTGCTTTCATGACTGCCAAAACCTATGAAAAACAGCTTTGTGTAAAAAAAGTATTAACAATATATTCTGAGCTTCTCAAAAAGCGATATGTGAAACGAGACAGAACTGACAGCATGTGGGAAAAGGCAATGAGAATGATTAAAGCAGAACTTGAACTTATATACAATATGACCAAAGCTACTGGTGCTGCAATGAATGATAAAAAAGATTCAAAACCTTTCGATAACCCCAGTTAG
- the treS gene encoding maltose alpha-D-glucosyltransferase, producing MATTENNNQEIPLWYKDAIIYEVHVRAFGDSNSDGIGDFKGLTEKLDYLQSLGINAIWLLPFYPSPLRDDGYDISDYFNINSDYGTLRDFRDFLRAAHKRGIRVIAELVLNHTSSDHSWFQKARRASPKSKTRDVYVWSQTAEKYRDARIIFHDFEQSNWSWDHVAHAYYWHRFYAHQPDLNFDNPQVHKMLFRAIDFWFSLGVDGLRLDAVPYLYEREGTNCENLKETHDFLKKLRAHVDERYEDKMLLAEANQWPEDAVEYFGEGEECHMAFHFPLMPRMFMAIQMEDNFPIIDILRSTPDIPSNCQWALFLRNHDELTLEMVTDEERDYMYRVYAQDTRAKINLGIRRRLAPLLTNDRRKIELMNILLFSLPGTPIIYYGDEIGMGDNYYLGDRNGVRTPMQWGPDRNGGFSKANPHRLYLPVIIDPEYHYEAINVQNQESSYSSLLWWMRGLISMRKKFKAFSRGEIKIIPGDNPKILSFIREYQDETVLVVVSLSRFSQLIHLDMPEYAGYIPEEVFGRNTFPIVKETPYMLTMGPYDYYWLMLRKSPETVGVEDRVKVLHTKKKWEEIFSGSNRVELEERVLPEYLMRSRWFGAKSRRINDIKIVEDTRVSDGPWTCRFTIIKVSYSHGSDEYYLLPLSYVPKPMTGGIQEEFPQSIIADIHVDKEEGILYDGTYDERIHKLLFTIIKNRRKLRGTFGDFVGVPSRELKNLLSGKHQPIPSRPLKVEQSNTAILYDEILFLKLYRRLEEGVNPELEVLRFLGTKTSFLNIPPYAGALEYRTDKQEPLTISIMQGYVENSGNAWTYASGVVTTYFEQLLASSKSLPNLPSTYPSLFDINLSSLPEHFRELSEELFFEMVALLGKRTAELHVALSEAVDEPAFNPEPFSLLYQRSVYQALQALVQKTFRTLEKAVKKMSSPIKEEALGVMKHERQILEVMRKIAYKKIASEKIRIHGDYHLGQVLFTGKDFIIMDFEGEPTRALSERKLKRSPFRDIAGMLRSFHYVAYSTLFHESSFRAQDIEFLEQWIEPWYHYISGVYLTSYLENTKNCSFIPDNTNDVFTLLRTFLLDKAIYELGYEINNRPEWITIPIRGIKNILKESGKLH from the coding sequence TTGGCTACGACCGAAAACAATAATCAAGAGATACCCTTATGGTATAAGGATGCGATTATCTATGAGGTTCATGTTCGTGCCTTTGGCGATAGTAATAGTGATGGGATTGGAGATTTTAAGGGACTTACTGAAAAACTCGATTACCTACAGAGTTTAGGGATAAATGCCATTTGGCTACTCCCTTTTTATCCCTCGCCGTTGCGTGATGATGGATATGATATCTCTGATTATTTTAATATAAACTCCGATTACGGTACATTACGTGACTTTAGGGACTTTTTGAGGGCTGCGCATAAAAGGGGTATTAGGGTAATAGCTGAGTTGGTTTTAAATCATACATCATCGGATCATAGTTGGTTTCAAAAGGCAAGGCGAGCGTCCCCTAAGTCAAAAACACGTGATGTTTATGTATGGAGCCAAACGGCTGAAAAATATAGGGATGCAAGAATTATATTTCATGACTTTGAACAATCAAACTGGTCATGGGATCATGTGGCACATGCTTATTACTGGCATAGATTCTATGCACATCAGCCCGATTTGAACTTCGATAACCCCCAGGTTCATAAGATGCTCTTTAGGGCAATTGATTTCTGGTTTTCTCTTGGGGTAGATGGGCTTCGGTTGGATGCAGTTCCCTATCTTTATGAGAGGGAAGGGACAAACTGTGAGAATTTAAAAGAGACCCATGATTTTCTGAAAAAACTCAGGGCGCATGTTGATGAGCGCTATGAGGATAAAATGCTTCTTGCTGAGGCTAACCAGTGGCCTGAAGATGCTGTTGAATATTTTGGTGAAGGTGAGGAGTGTCATATGGCTTTTCACTTTCCACTTATGCCAAGAATGTTTATGGCTATTCAAATGGAAGATAATTTCCCTATCATAGACATTCTTCGATCCACTCCGGATATTCCTTCAAACTGTCAGTGGGCTCTTTTTCTAAGAAATCATGATGAGCTTACCCTCGAAATGGTTACTGATGAGGAGAGGGACTATATGTATCGTGTGTATGCACAAGATACACGTGCAAAAATAAATCTCGGTATACGCAGAAGACTTGCCCCTCTACTTACTAATGATCGCAGAAAAATCGAGCTTATGAATATCCTCCTGTTCTCTCTTCCGGGTACTCCTATTATCTACTACGGCGATGAAATAGGAATGGGGGATAATTATTACCTGGGTGACAGAAATGGAGTTAGAACACCAATGCAATGGGGGCCCGATCGTAATGGAGGGTTTTCTAAAGCTAATCCACACAGACTATATCTCCCTGTAATCATAGATCCAGAATATCATTACGAGGCAATAAACGTACAAAACCAGGAATCCAGTTACTCATCCTTGCTGTGGTGGATGCGGGGTTTGATTTCCATGCGAAAAAAATTTAAAGCTTTCAGCAGGGGGGAAATTAAAATCATCCCCGGTGATAATCCTAAAATCCTCTCCTTTATAAGAGAATATCAGGATGAAACGGTTTTGGTTGTTGTATCACTTTCAAGATTCAGTCAACTTATACATCTGGATATGCCGGAGTATGCAGGGTATATTCCGGAGGAGGTGTTTGGAAGAAACACATTCCCTATAGTAAAAGAGACGCCGTATATGCTTACTATGGGACCCTATGACTATTACTGGTTGATGTTAAGAAAAAGTCCGGAAACTGTTGGAGTTGAAGACAGGGTTAAAGTCCTGCATACTAAAAAGAAGTGGGAGGAGATATTTTCTGGGTCTAACCGTGTAGAACTTGAGGAGCGGGTTTTACCTGAGTATTTGATGCGTAGCAGGTGGTTTGGAGCAAAAAGCAGAAGAATTAATGATATAAAGATTGTGGAAGATACAAGGGTGAGTGATGGGCCGTGGACATGTAGATTTACGATTATAAAAGTAAGCTATAGTCATGGTTCTGATGAGTATTATCTTCTCCCTCTTTCTTATGTGCCCAAACCGATGACTGGTGGCATTCAGGAAGAGTTTCCTCAATCAATAATAGCTGATATACATGTAGATAAAGAAGAGGGAATATTGTATGATGGTACCTATGATGAAAGAATACATAAACTTCTGTTTACTATAATTAAAAACAGGAGAAAATTAAGAGGGACTTTTGGTGATTTTGTAGGTGTACCTTCAAGGGAGCTTAAGAACCTGCTTAGTGGAAAACATCAGCCTATTCCTTCCAGACCGCTAAAAGTAGAGCAAAGCAACACTGCGATTCTATATGATGAGATATTGTTCCTTAAACTATACAGAAGACTCGAAGAGGGCGTTAATCCCGAACTTGAGGTATTACGGTTTCTTGGTACAAAAACTTCATTTCTTAATATCCCGCCTTACGCGGGGGCTCTTGAATATAGAACCGATAAACAGGAACCTCTTACAATTTCGATAATGCAGGGATATGTGGAAAACAGTGGCAATGCCTGGACCTATGCTTCAGGTGTTGTTACAACATACTTTGAACAGTTACTTGCTTCTTCAAAATCTCTTCCCAATTTACCTTCAACCTATCCATCACTTTTTGACATTAACCTTTCCTCGTTGCCTGAACATTTCAGGGAACTGAGTGAGGAGTTATTCTTTGAGATGGTAGCACTTCTTGGAAAGCGGACCGCAGAGCTTCATGTAGCGTTATCTGAGGCAGTGGATGAGCCTGCGTTTAACCCCGAACCATTCTCACTTTTATATCAACGATCTGTTTACCAGGCCCTTCAAGCTCTTGTTCAAAAGACCTTTAGAACACTTGAAAAAGCGGTGAAAAAGATGTCTTCACCAATAAAAGAAGAAGCTCTTGGAGTGATGAAACATGAGCGTCAGATCCTCGAGGTGATGAGAAAGATAGCATACAAAAAGATTGCATCCGAAAAGATCAGAATTCATGGTGATTACCATCTTGGACAAGTTCTTTTTACTGGTAAAGATTTTATAATTATGGATTTTGAAGGGGAGCCGACCCGTGCCCTAAGTGAGAGAAAACTTAAACGTTCTCCATTTAGAGATATTGCCGGTATGCTGAGGTCATTTCATTATGTAGCTTACAGCACTCTCTTTCATGAATCATCATTCAGGGCACAGGATATAGAGTTTCTTGAACAATGGATTGAACCCTGGTATCATTATATTAGTGGCGTATACTTGACCAGTTACCTTGAAAATACTAAGAATTGCTCATTTATTCCTGATAACACAAATGATGTATTTACACTTCTTAGAACATTTCTTCTGGACAAAGCCATTTACGAACTCGGTTATGAGATAAATAACCGGCCAGAGTGGATAACAATTCCTATAAGAGGTATTAAAAATATACTCAAGGAATCAGGAAAATTACATTAA
- a CDS encoding acyl carrier protein — translation MHENTTIKTEIVGFINNNFLMGSNLVKFNDDDSFLEKGIIDSTGVLEMVNFIQSNFGISVEDAELVPENLDSINRITDYIVRKKANCA, via the coding sequence ATGCATGAAAACACTACCATAAAAACAGAAATAGTAGGATTTATAAATAATAACTTTCTTATGGGATCAAATTTGGTTAAATTTAATGATGACGATTCATTTCTTGAAAAAGGGATCATCGATTCTACTGGCGTGCTTGAAATGGTAAATTTTATTCAAAGTAATTTTGGTATCTCTGTGGAAGATGCAGAACTGGTCCCCGAAAACCTGGATTCCATAAACCGAATCACCGACTACATAGTAAGAAAAAAAGCAAATTGTGCCTGA
- the ptsP gene encoding phosphoenolpyruvate--protein phosphotransferase: MRSRTSERLLYGTSISPGLAEGRAFIYTDIFLRDHELYTIDTSDIKEEIKRIEMAFREVTEDLKASAERIERELNTHMAAIFRAQIEILNDDVLKREIKNELETELINSEQIIKRVFRKWELRFRQLDDETLSCRADDIIDLGRKLLSALTGIQAHTLEHLPHGSIIVAKRLLPSDTVFLSRKSTRGVVTEFGGPASHTALLTKEIGIPAVGKIKDVISIIRHRELLLLDGSTGHLVINPEDKTRRRFQKRIYERRSYLLDSQKNCLGQCVSKDGHKIEVMANVSCRKDVESAFKNGADAIGLFRIENIYLSRKLPPSTQELMKEIEKTIEPAKDKPVTIRLLDVGGDKKLSYLNHSLGEDSFLGRRGIRFLLEFPELLYTQLNALTELSKDYNVRILVPMVTFSQEIAMIREILDDLMANSSDGKKIPLGAMIETPAAALCIDDFLPYVDFLSIGSNDLTQYTLAVGRENSSITQYFLEDHPSIMKLLRMVVKSAGTMPVSLCGELAGKFDTIPSLLENGLRILSVAPSLIPQVKQVVRES, encoded by the coding sequence ATGAGGTCGAGAACATCAGAACGCCTACTGTACGGAACGAGCATTTCTCCTGGATTAGCTGAGGGAAGGGCTTTTATCTATACCGATATTTTTCTTCGGGACCATGAGCTCTACACTATAGATACCAGTGATATAAAGGAGGAAATTAAGCGAATAGAGATGGCATTTCGGGAGGTAACAGAGGATTTAAAGGCTTCAGCTGAGAGAATTGAGCGAGAGCTAAACACACACATGGCTGCCATTTTCAGGGCTCAGATCGAAATCCTTAATGATGATGTCTTAAAAAGAGAGATCAAAAATGAGCTTGAAACAGAGCTTATCAACTCAGAACAAATCATTAAGCGAGTTTTCCGGAAGTGGGAATTACGATTTCGGCAGCTAGATGATGAGACTCTCTCCTGCAGGGCTGATGATATAATTGATCTTGGAAGGAAGCTTTTAAGTGCTTTGACAGGGATTCAGGCCCATACTCTTGAACATTTACCTCATGGCAGTATTATCGTCGCTAAGAGGCTTTTGCCTTCCGATACGGTGTTTCTATCCCGAAAATCTACCCGTGGTGTAGTAACTGAGTTTGGGGGACCGGCTAGTCACACAGCGCTTCTTACAAAAGAAATTGGAATTCCGGCCGTTGGGAAGATAAAAGATGTAATCAGCATAATACGGCATAGAGAACTATTACTTTTAGATGGCTCTACCGGGCATCTGGTCATTAACCCTGAGGATAAAACCAGGCGGCGGTTTCAAAAAAGGATTTATGAAAGAAGAAGTTATCTCTTAGATTCACAAAAAAACTGTTTGGGTCAATGCGTTAGTAAGGACGGACATAAGATTGAGGTGATGGCGAATGTCAGTTGCAGAAAAGATGTGGAAAGTGCCTTTAAGAACGGGGCTGATGCTATCGGTTTATTTAGGATCGAAAATATTTATCTCTCAAGAAAGCTTCCACCTTCAACACAGGAGCTTATGAAGGAGATCGAGAAAACGATTGAACCGGCCAAAGATAAACCGGTTACTATACGGCTCCTTGATGTAGGAGGGGATAAAAAACTTTCCTATTTAAACCATTCACTTGGAGAGGATTCATTTTTAGGTAGACGGGGTATTCGTTTTTTATTAGAGTTCCCGGAATTGCTTTATACTCAATTAAATGCGCTGACTGAGCTGTCCAAAGATTACAATGTAAGAATACTTGTGCCCATGGTTACTTTTTCCCAGGAAATTGCAATGATTAGAGAGATACTTGATGATCTGATGGCAAACTCATCAGATGGGAAAAAAATCCCTCTTGGAGCAATGATTGAAACTCCTGCAGCTGCTTTGTGCATTGATGATTTTCTTCCCTATGTTGATTTTCTAAGTATCGGCTCTAATGATCTTACACAGTACACTCTTGCTGTGGGACGGGAGAACAGTTCTATAACACAGTACTTTCTTGAAGATCATCCTTCTATTATGAAGCTTTTAAGGATGGTGGTAAAAAGTGCAGGGACTATGCCGGTATCGCTTTGCGGCGAATTGGCCGGAAAGTTTGACACAATCCCTTCACTTTTAGAAAATGGACTTCGTATCCTTAGTGTTGCACCGTCACTTATTCCTCAGGTAAAACAGGTGGTTAGAGAGAGCTAA
- a CDS encoding alpha-1,4-glucan--maltose-1-phosphate maltosyltransferase yields MENEGRKRAIIENVRPRVDEGKFAIKRVEGEDVTVWADCFADGHEIVDARVLYKNVSETKWNKAPMRFIDNDRWMGHFRVERLGTYRYTVEAWVDHFLSWRDGLEKKFKAQTEKDVDYVVGLNFLRSTLQKIGNLEQKIELEELIEKISSQKDRQKRFEIVTGERLFQLMKANPDTELSVTYSPELEITVERQKALFSSWYEFFPRSCSTKDEVHGTLQDCRNLLPYISQMGFDVVYLPPIHPIGELNRKGKNNSTVATSQDPGSPWAIGSRFGGHKSIQPELGSIEDFTLFIKDAASFGLEVALDIAFQCAPDHPYVIDHPEWFSVRPDGSIQYAENPPKKYEDIVPFNFETPKWQSLWNELKGVVEFWVDKGVKIFRVDNPHTKPFPFWEWLIREIKEVYPETIFLSEAFTRPKIMYRLAKLGFSQSYTYFTWRNTKRELIDYMEELTKSNVSEFFRPNFWPNTPDILPEVLQFGGENAFALRLILAATLSSNYGIYGPAYEQCVSEAVAGKEEYLNSEKYQIYTWDLSRGDKMRSLIEKVNKIRNENNAFKQTSNTRFYRIDNEYLLFYGKFTADLSEAFLVVVNLDPFHEQGGKIYVPLLELGIESGQAYLLEDLLSGEKFVWHDMENYVSLSPHKTPAYIFKLKRKVRKESDFDYY; encoded by the coding sequence ATGGAAAATGAGGGTAGAAAGCGGGCTATAATTGAAAATGTAAGACCGAGGGTGGATGAAGGAAAGTTTGCTATAAAGAGGGTTGAAGGTGAAGACGTTACTGTATGGGCAGATTGTTTTGCTGATGGGCATGAGATTGTAGATGCAAGAGTATTGTATAAAAATGTGTCTGAAACTAAATGGAACAAAGCGCCCATGCGATTTATTGATAACGACAGATGGATGGGGCACTTTAGGGTAGAACGTTTAGGTACTTATAGATATACAGTAGAGGCGTGGGTAGATCATTTTCTTTCCTGGAGAGATGGGTTAGAAAAAAAATTTAAAGCTCAGACTGAAAAGGATGTTGATTATGTGGTAGGTTTGAATTTTCTCAGATCAACACTACAAAAAATAGGAAATCTCGAGCAGAAAATTGAGTTGGAGGAACTAATCGAAAAGATATCCAGTCAAAAAGACAGGCAAAAACGTTTTGAGATTGTAACTGGTGAACGGCTCTTTCAACTTATGAAAGCTAACCCGGATACTGAACTGTCGGTAACCTATTCGCCGGAGCTGGAAATTACTGTAGAGCGCCAAAAGGCGCTATTTAGCTCATGGTATGAGTTTTTTCCCAGATCGTGTTCCACTAAGGATGAGGTGCATGGAACACTGCAGGATTGTCGAAACTTGTTACCCTACATATCACAAATGGGCTTTGATGTGGTATATCTTCCACCAATTCATCCTATAGGAGAACTTAATCGTAAAGGTAAAAACAACTCCACCGTTGCAACATCCCAGGATCCGGGTAGTCCCTGGGCTATTGGATCCAGGTTTGGGGGGCATAAATCTATTCAGCCTGAACTTGGCAGTATTGAGGATTTTACCCTTTTCATCAAGGATGCAGCTTCATTTGGTCTTGAAGTGGCATTAGACATAGCTTTTCAATGCGCACCGGATCATCCCTATGTAATAGATCATCCAGAGTGGTTTTCAGTTAGGCCTGATGGATCGATTCAGTATGCAGAAAATCCACCCAAAAAATATGAAGATATTGTACCGTTTAATTTCGAAACACCAAAGTGGCAATCACTATGGAATGAACTTAAGGGAGTGGTTGAATTCTGGGTTGATAAGGGTGTGAAAATCTTTAGAGTGGATAACCCCCATACAAAACCTTTTCCTTTTTGGGAGTGGCTGATAAGAGAGATTAAAGAAGTGTATCCCGAAACGATTTTTCTCTCAGAGGCTTTTACCCGTCCTAAGATTATGTATAGACTTGCTAAGTTAGGTTTCAGTCAGTCCTATACCTATTTTACCTGGAGGAATACAAAGCGGGAACTGATCGATTATATGGAGGAATTAACTAAAAGCAATGTGTCTGAATTTTTTAGGCCTAATTTCTGGCCAAACACTCCTGATATTCTTCCTGAAGTGCTCCAGTTTGGGGGAGAGAATGCTTTTGCTTTGCGACTAATCCTTGCTGCCACTCTGTCTTCAAATTATGGTATCTATGGACCAGCGTATGAACAGTGTGTATCAGAAGCGGTAGCTGGTAAGGAGGAGTATCTTAATAGTGAGAAATATCAGATATATACCTGGGATTTGTCTCGGGGTGATAAGATGAGAAGCTTAATTGAGAAGGTTAATAAGATAAGGAATGAAAATAATGCTTTTAAACAAACTTCAAATACCAGATTCTATAGAATAGATAATGAATACCTTCTGTTTTACGGAAAATTCACTGCGGATCTCTCAGAGGCCTTTTTAGTTGTTGTAAATTTAGATCCGTTTCATGAACAAGGGGGTAAAATATATGTACCTCTTTTAGAGCTTGGAATAGAAAGTGGTCAGGCATATCTTTTAGAAGATTTACTCAGTGGAGAGAAGTTTGTGTGGCATGATATGGAAAACTATGTAAGTTTAAGTCCACACAAAACCCCTGCCTACATTTTTAAGCTTAAGAGAAAAGTGAGAAAAGAATCAGATTTTGATTATTATTAA
- a CDS encoding PRC-barrel domain-containing protein, whose product MMLRKAKELLNFKVEALDGYVGVIKDIYFDDQEWTVRYFVVDISDLLIDRKALIAPISVGEADWDKMILPVTLKKSKILESPEVDTDLPISLQYEIAVRRHYEWPIYWGQVSFLDTADTKTTESEGGELPGDEEVDPALDTEPGIGEFMNEEDEELYMLGMPRESDEDEIREMEFSRAEQESSFSPELRSLVDIFQYRIETGTGENGRMEDLILDVSEWTVRYLAVTSGYGVRGKMTLIPLHWVKSVSWGMSKIFVSVDEEDLAKSPPYDPTIGVSQEYEKKLFDFYDNLKY is encoded by the coding sequence ATGATGCTGCGAAAAGCAAAAGAGTTACTAAACTTTAAAGTAGAGGCACTGGATGGCTATGTCGGTGTAATAAAAGATATCTACTTTGATGACCAGGAGTGGACTGTACGATATTTTGTCGTGGATATAAGTGATTTGCTCATAGACAGAAAAGCACTCATAGCACCAATTTCTGTGGGTGAAGCGGATTGGGACAAAATGATTCTACCCGTTACGCTTAAAAAAAGTAAAATCCTGGAAAGTCCCGAAGTCGATACCGACCTGCCCATATCGCTTCAATACGAAATAGCGGTCAGAAGGCATTATGAGTGGCCAATCTACTGGGGACAGGTATCTTTTCTGGACACTGCAGACACCAAAACCACTGAATCGGAAGGGGGGGAGCTTCCGGGAGATGAGGAGGTGGACCCAGCCCTTGATACCGAACCCGGAATTGGAGAGTTTATGAATGAAGAGGATGAAGAGCTCTATATGCTTGGTATGCCCCGGGAAAGCGATGAAGATGAGATAAGAGAGATGGAATTTTCAAGAGCAGAACAGGAAAGCAGCTTCAGTCCCGAACTCAGAAGCCTTGTGGATATTTTTCAATACCGAATTGAAACCGGTACAGGCGAAAATGGTAGAATGGAAGATCTAATACTGGATGTTTCAGAATGGACCGTTCGGTATCTGGCGGTAACTTCGGGATATGGCGTGAGAGGAAAAATGACCCTCATTCCCCTGCACTGGGTTAAATCTGTAAGCTGGGGAATGTCCAAAATTTTCGTATCAGTCGATGAAGAGGACCTGGCGAAAAGTCCGCCCTACGATCCAACTATCGGTGTTAGCCAAGAGTATGAAAAGAAGTTGTTTGATTTCTATGACAATCTTAAGTATTAA